Proteins from a genomic interval of Chroococcidiopsis thermalis PCC 7203:
- the era gene encoding GTPase Era, whose product MITSDNDSFDFSDALTIPQAPPGYKSGFIGIIGRPNVGKSTLMNQLVGQKIAITSPVAQTTRNRLRGILTTPAAQFIFVDTPGIHKPHHQLGEVLVKNAQIAIDSVDVVLFVVDGSQVAGGGDRFIIELLTQTQTPVVLGLNKIDRRSTNTEDLDRSYQEIAKSYQWQMLKFSALNGEGLEALQQAIVECLEPGPYYYPPDLVTDQPERFIMGELIREQILLLTRDEVPHSVAITIDKVEEAPNITRVFATIHIERDSQKGILIGKGGAMLKAIGSAAREQIQKLIAGKVYLELFVKVQPKWRQSRLRLSEFGYKVEE is encoded by the coding sequence GTGATTACTTCAGATAACGATTCTTTTGATTTTTCGGATGCATTAACTATTCCCCAAGCCCCGCCTGGTTATAAATCAGGCTTTATTGGGATTATTGGTCGTCCTAATGTTGGTAAATCGACGTTGATGAATCAACTTGTGGGGCAAAAAATTGCAATTACTTCTCCAGTCGCGCAGACAACGCGCAATCGCTTGCGAGGAATTTTGACCACACCCGCAGCTCAATTTATTTTTGTCGATACGCCAGGAATTCATAAACCCCATCATCAGTTGGGAGAAGTGTTAGTCAAAAATGCTCAGATTGCCATTGATTCTGTCGATGTAGTCTTGTTTGTGGTCGATGGTTCTCAAGTTGCTGGGGGAGGCGATCGCTTTATTATCGAGTTGCTAACTCAGACACAAACCCCTGTAGTTCTAGGGCTGAACAAAATCGACCGGAGATCGACTAATACTGAAGATTTGGATCGTTCTTACCAAGAAATAGCTAAATCTTACCAATGGCAGATGCTAAAATTTTCAGCTCTCAATGGTGAGGGATTAGAAGCTTTGCAACAGGCAATTGTAGAATGTTTGGAGCCTGGTCCTTATTATTATCCTCCCGACTTAGTTACAGACCAGCCAGAACGTTTTATTATGGGAGAATTAATTCGCGAACAAATTTTATTGCTAACACGGGATGAAGTTCCTCACTCGGTAGCAATTACTATTGACAAAGTGGAGGAAGCTCCTAATATTACCCGTGTATTTGCGACTATTCATATCGAGCGAGATTCTCAAAAAGGAATTCTGATCGGTAAGGGAGGAGCAATGCTCAAAGCGATCGGTAGCGCTGCTCGCGAACAAATTCAAAAGCTAATCGCCGGGAAAGTTTATTTAGAACTATTTGTAAAAGTACAACCAAAATGGAGGCAATCTCGGCTCAGACTATCAGAATTTGGTTACAAAGTAGAAGAATAG
- a CDS encoding ATP-dependent 6-phosphofructokinase: MKRIGILTSGGDCAGLNAAIRAVVHRAVGTYGWEVFGIRQATLGLMAQPPQAIALEIDKVDGLLVAGGTILGTTNKGDPFAFPMPDGTIRDRSEDIIAGYHQLGLDAMIGIGGDGSMAILRRLAQQGNLNLVAIPKTIDNDVGVTELSIGFDTAVSIATEALDRLHFTAASHSRVMILEVMGRDAGHIAISAGIAGGADVILVPEIPYTVERVCYTIKERQEQGKNYSLVVVSEAVRTETGVCVMSTDRLGQCRYGGIGQYLADEICTRIGAETRVTVLGHVQRGGTPSPLERVIASAFGVAAVDLIAEAQYDHMVTWQKRQVVSVPIPEAIAQYRAVNPHGTLVKTARGLGICLGDEH, translated from the coding sequence ATGAAAAGAATTGGAATTTTGACCAGTGGTGGAGATTGTGCGGGTTTGAATGCCGCGATTCGTGCCGTGGTGCATCGCGCTGTCGGTACTTATGGCTGGGAGGTATTTGGAATTCGACAAGCCACTTTAGGATTGATGGCTCAACCACCACAAGCGATCGCCTTAGAAATTGACAAAGTTGATGGATTGCTCGTAGCTGGTGGGACAATTTTAGGAACGACCAATAAAGGCGATCCTTTTGCTTTTCCGATGCCAGACGGGACTATCCGCGATCGCTCGGAAGATATTATTGCTGGCTACCACCAATTAGGCTTGGATGCCATGATTGGCATTGGTGGCGACGGTAGTATGGCGATTTTACGTCGCCTTGCCCAACAAGGAAATCTCAACCTGGTAGCAATTCCTAAAACGATTGACAATGATGTCGGCGTAACCGAACTTTCAATCGGTTTTGATACTGCCGTAAGTATCGCCACTGAAGCTTTAGATCGGTTGCATTTTACGGCTGCCAGTCATTCCCGCGTGATGATTTTAGAAGTTATGGGACGCGATGCAGGACATATCGCCATCAGTGCGGGGATTGCTGGTGGTGCTGATGTGATTTTAGTCCCAGAAATTCCTTACACTGTCGAGCGCGTCTGTTACACGATTAAAGAAAGACAAGAACAGGGGAAAAATTATTCTCTCGTCGTCGTATCGGAAGCGGTGCGGACGGAAACAGGTGTATGTGTCATGTCTACGGATCGCTTGGGACAATGTCGCTATGGTGGCATCGGTCAATATTTAGCTGACGAAATTTGCACTCGGATTGGAGCAGAAACGCGAGTCACAGTACTAGGACACGTTCAACGAGGTGGTACGCCGTCGCCACTAGAACGGGTAATTGCCTCTGCTTTTGGTGTTGCGGCTGTCGATTTGATCGCCGAAGCACAGTACGACCACATGGTAACGTGGCAAAAACGTCAAGTTGTCAGCGTTCCTATTCCCGAGGCGATCGCCCAATACCGCGCAGTCAATCCTCACGGTACACTGGTCAAAACTGCCCGTGGTTTGGGCATTTGTTTAGGCGACGAGCATTAG
- a CDS encoding response regulator, translated as MNSFDLAPPKILVVDDHPASRMTAVAILSVEGYEVLEADSGSSALESVSQGQPDLILLDVMMPEMDGFEVCCQLKQDEQTRLIPVIFITALNDRQARIRGIEAGGDDFLSKPFDRLELAARVKSLVRQKRLNEDLDHASQVLFSIARAVESRDPNTGDHCERLVNLSDAFGGYLNLSRPQRRDLMWGSYLHDIGKVGIPDAVLLKTGKLNPKEWEVMRQHVLIGERICQPLRTMRGVIPIVLHHHERWDGSGYPYQLVGEQIPYLAQVFQIIDIYDALTSDRPYKRALSQEEALKVLVAETNRGWRNPELVQQFINFINSTAIPATSLEGLGVRIEGLRARG; from the coding sequence GTGAACAGCTTCGATCTAGCTCCGCCTAAAATCCTGGTAGTTGACGACCATCCAGCTAGTCGTATGACGGCTGTAGCTATTCTCTCGGTAGAGGGGTACGAAGTTTTAGAGGCAGATAGCGGCTCGTCAGCGCTAGAGTCCGTCAGTCAAGGTCAACCGGATCTAATCCTACTGGATGTAATGATGCCAGAAATGGATGGATTTGAAGTTTGTTGCCAACTGAAGCAGGACGAACAGACAAGGTTGATCCCAGTCATTTTTATCACAGCTTTAAACGATAGACAAGCTAGAATTCGTGGGATTGAAGCTGGGGGAGATGATTTTTTAAGCAAACCTTTCGATCGCCTGGAATTAGCTGCCCGCGTCAAATCCTTGGTGCGTCAAAAGCGTTTGAATGAAGATTTAGATCATGCTTCGCAAGTGTTATTTTCCATTGCTAGAGCAGTGGAAAGCCGCGATCCCAATACTGGCGATCACTGCGAACGCTTGGTAAACTTGAGCGATGCTTTCGGTGGCTATCTCAATCTGTCCCGCCCTCAGAGACGAGATTTGATGTGGGGTAGTTATTTACACGATATTGGTAAGGTTGGCATTCCCGATGCCGTGCTGCTGAAGACTGGAAAACTAAATCCCAAAGAGTGGGAAGTGATGCGACAGCACGTTTTGATTGGTGAGAGAATCTGTCAACCTCTACGGACGATGCGAGGGGTGATTCCAATTGTTTTGCACCATCACGAGCGCTGGGACGGTTCTGGTTATCCCTATCAACTAGTTGGAGAACAGATTCCTTATCTCGCCCAAGTATTTCAAATTATTGATATTTATGATGCTCTGACTAGCGATCGCCCATACAAACGCGCGCTGTCTCAGGAAGAAGCATTAAAAGTTTTGGTTGCAGAAACCAATCGAGGATGGCGCAATCCCGAACTCGTACAACAGTTTATCAACTTTATTAACTCAACTGCCATCCCCGCAACCTCTCTGGAGGGACTTGGGGTTAGGATCGAGGGATTAAGGGCTAGAGGCTAG
- the argC gene encoding N-acetyl-gamma-glutamyl-phosphate reductase, with protein MGKEGRVSVGIVGASGYGGVQLVRLLMDHPEVELVYLGGDSSAGKSFADIYPHLAHRVAQPIESVDPEAIAARCEVVFLSLPNGFACDMAPQLVDKGCKVLDLSADYRFSDLETYQIWYGKQRQDIAVATKAVYGLPELYRDRIAESQLIGCPGCYPTASLLALAPLLKQGLIVPETAIVDAKSGTSGGGRQAKTGLLLAEADNSFAAYGVARHRHTPEIEQVCSDLAGHQVLVQFTPHLVPMVRGILATVYATLRDPGLVREDLITIYRAFYRNCPWVTICDSGIYPQTKWACGSNLCYIGIETDPRTGRVIVLSAIDNLIKGQAGQAIQCLNIMMGWDESLGLPKLGFYP; from the coding sequence ATGGGTAAAGAAGGGCGCGTATCGGTAGGAATTGTTGGCGCGTCAGGCTATGGCGGGGTGCAATTAGTCAGATTGTTGATGGATCATCCTGAAGTAGAACTCGTCTACTTGGGTGGCGATAGCAGTGCTGGCAAATCGTTTGCTGATATATACCCCCACTTAGCTCATCGGGTAGCGCAGCCAATCGAATCTGTCGATCCAGAAGCGATCGCGGCAAGGTGTGAGGTAGTCTTTCTCTCACTCCCCAATGGTTTTGCTTGCGATATGGCTCCTCAGTTGGTCGATAAAGGTTGTAAAGTTCTCGATTTATCTGCCGATTATAGATTTAGCGATTTAGAAACTTATCAAATCTGGTACGGCAAACAGCGGCAAGACATAGCTGTGGCAACAAAAGCAGTTTATGGCTTGCCAGAACTGTATCGCGATCGCATTGCCGAAAGCCAACTGATCGGTTGTCCTGGCTGCTATCCCACCGCCAGTTTGTTAGCACTTGCACCCCTACTAAAACAAGGCTTAATCGTACCTGAAACCGCGATCGTCGATGCAAAATCCGGCACGTCTGGGGGTGGTAGACAGGCAAAAACTGGACTGTTGCTGGCAGAAGCAGATAACTCCTTTGCTGCTTATGGCGTTGCCCGTCACCGTCATACGCCAGAAATCGAGCAAGTTTGCAGCGATTTGGCTGGACATCAAGTGTTAGTGCAATTTACTCCTCACTTAGTCCCGATGGTACGCGGTATCCTCGCCACCGTCTACGCCACTCTACGCGATCCTGGGTTAGTTAGAGAAGACTTAATTACCATCTACAGAGCTTTTTATCGCAATTGCCCTTGGGTAACAATTTGCGACAGTGGCATCTATCCCCAAACTAAGTGGGCGTGCGGCAGCAATCTCTGCTACATCGGTATCGAAACCGATCCCCGTACCGGTAGAGTCATCGTCTTATCAGCGATCGATAACTTGATCAAAGGACAAGCCGGACAAGCAATTCAATGCCTCAACATCATGATGGGTTGGGACGAGAGTTTAGGACTACCTAAGCTAGGATTTTATCCCTAA
- the eno gene encoding phosphopyruvate hydratase has product MIDTIDSAIDNIIAREILDSRGRPTVEAEVHLIGGVVGLAQVPSGASTGTFEAHELRDDDKSRYGGKGVLKAVENVNSAIAPQLSQMDVLNQEAIDCAMIALDGSPNKANLGANAILSVSLAAAKAGAELLGIPLYRYLGGPLANVLPVPLMNVINGGAHAANNIDFQEFMIVPVGAPSFREALRWGAEVFAALSKVLDDKGLLTGVGDEGGFAPNLESNQVALEILMSAIAKAGYKPGEEVALALDVAASEFYKDGQYVYDGAAHAPTEFIEYLAKLVGEYPIVSIEDGLHEEDWQHWQLLTEKIGDRVQLVGDDLFVTNATRLQKGIETKAGNAILIKLNQIGSLTETLETIDLATRNGFRSIISHRSGETEDTTIADLAVATRAGQIKTGSLCRSERVAKYNRLLRIEDELGDRAVYAGTVKMGPK; this is encoded by the coding sequence ATGATCGATACAATAGACAGCGCTATAGACAACATTATTGCTAGAGAAATTCTCGACTCGCGGGGTCGCCCTACTGTCGAGGCAGAAGTACATTTAATTGGGGGAGTGGTGGGACTCGCCCAGGTTCCCAGTGGGGCTTCTACAGGAACTTTTGAGGCGCACGAACTTCGAGATGACGACAAGAGCCGTTATGGGGGTAAAGGGGTACTCAAGGCGGTGGAAAATGTCAATTCGGCGATCGCTCCACAACTATCTCAAATGGATGTCTTGAACCAAGAAGCTATCGATTGCGCCATGATCGCTTTAGATGGCTCTCCAAATAAAGCCAACCTGGGAGCAAATGCGATTTTATCGGTGTCTTTGGCGGCGGCGAAGGCAGGAGCGGAGTTACTCGGAATTCCTTTGTATCGCTATCTCGGGGGTCCTTTAGCCAACGTGCTACCCGTACCTTTGATGAACGTGATCAATGGTGGCGCTCATGCGGCAAATAATATCGATTTTCAAGAATTCATGATCGTTCCCGTTGGTGCGCCTTCATTTCGAGAGGCACTACGTTGGGGGGCGGAAGTTTTTGCAGCTTTGAGTAAGGTATTGGACGACAAAGGATTGCTCACTGGTGTGGGCGATGAAGGCGGTTTTGCGCCTAATTTGGAGTCGAATCAGGTAGCTCTAGAAATACTAATGAGCGCGATCGCCAAAGCTGGATATAAACCTGGGGAGGAAGTTGCATTAGCCTTGGACGTAGCCGCCAGCGAGTTTTATAAAGATGGGCAGTATGTCTATGACGGCGCAGCTCACGCGCCCACTGAGTTTATCGAGTATTTGGCTAAACTAGTCGGTGAATACCCAATTGTCTCAATTGAAGATGGGTTACATGAGGAAGATTGGCAGCACTGGCAGTTGTTAACTGAAAAAATTGGCGATCGCGTTCAACTGGTAGGCGACGATCTATTTGTGACTAATGCCACCCGCCTGCAAAAAGGGATCGAAACCAAAGCAGGAAATGCTATCTTGATCAAGCTGAATCAAATTGGTTCGCTGACGGAAACTTTAGAAACCATCGATCTAGCTACCCGTAACGGTTTTCGCTCGATTATCAGCCATCGTTCGGGAGAAACAGAAGACACGACGATCGCTGACTTAGCTGTAGCAACACGCGCAGGTCAGATTAAAACTGGTTCTCTCTGTCGCAGCGAACGGGTAGCAAAATATAATCGCCTATTGCGTATTGAAGACGAACTTGGCGATCGCGCTGTTTATGCTGGAACTGTGAAGATGGGACCGAAGTAG
- the gloA gene encoding lactoylglutathione lyase, producing MRLLHTMLRVGNLEASLKFYCELLGMKLLRQKDYPGGKFTLAFVGYGDEADHTVLELTHNWDTEKYNLGDAYGHIAIGVDDIYGTCEEIKARGGKVVREPGPMKHGSTVIAFVEDPDGYKVELIQLSSRESATPQKELVSQ from the coding sequence ATGCGATTACTACACACAATGCTTCGCGTCGGTAACTTGGAAGCATCTCTCAAGTTTTACTGCGAACTTTTGGGCATGAAGTTGCTGCGCCAGAAAGACTATCCAGGCGGTAAGTTTACCCTGGCTTTTGTAGGCTATGGTGACGAGGCAGACCATACCGTTCTCGAACTCACCCACAATTGGGACACAGAGAAGTACAACTTAGGTGATGCTTACGGTCATATCGCGATTGGCGTTGATGACATTTACGGCACTTGTGAAGAAATTAAAGCTCGTGGCGGTAAAGTAGTACGAGAACCAGGACCAATGAAGCACGGTTCTACAGTCATTGCTTTTGTGGAAGACCCCGACGGCTACAAAGTAGAGCTGATCCAACTCAGTTCTAGAGAATCTGCTACTCCCCAGAAGGAGTTAGTGTCACAGTAG
- the clpB gene encoding ATP-dependent chaperone ClpB has protein sequence MQPTDPNKFTEEAWEAIVNSQDLMVQRFQQQQLEVEHLAIALLEQPKGLANRILTKAGVDPAAMNQQLEAFAKRQPKVGKSSQLYLGRNLDLMLDRTDAIRTNWQDQHVSVEHLLIAFGEDERIGRRVCKGFNLDTAKLEAAIKAIRGNQKVIDRTPEARYEALEKFGRDLTEQAKVGKLDPVIGRDDEVRRVIQVLSRRTKNNPVLIGEPGVGKTAIAEGLAQRIIKGDVPESLKNRQLITLDMGSLIAGAKYRGEFEDRLRAVLREVTESNGQIVLFIDELHTVVGAGGTTQGAMDAGNLLKPMLARGELRCIGATTLDEYRKYIEKDAALERRFQQVFVDQPSVETTISILRGLKERYEAHHSVKITDSALVAAATLSHRYITDRFLPDKAIDLVDEAAAQLKMEITSKPTELEIIDRRLMQLEMEKLSIAGEDQRAAITKERLERIEQEISTLTQKQQELNSQWQGEKQILDAIGALKKEEESLRVQIEQAERAYDLNTAARLKYGQLEGVQRDREAKETLLIEIQSQGSTLLREEVSEADIAEIVAKWTGIPINRLLESERQKLLQLESHLHARVVGQSEAVSAVAAAIRRARAGMKDPGRPIGSFLFMGPTGVGKTELARALAQFLFDADDALVRLDMSEYMEKHSVSRLVGAPPGYVGYEEGGQLSEAIRRRPYSVVLLDEVEKAHPDVFNILLQVLDDGRITDSQGRVIDCRNTVIVMTSNIGSDRILDLSGDDTDYEQVQRQVLEALRSHFRPEFLNRVDDLIIFHPLDRSQLRQIVSIQLKRVQRLLDEQKIGIVLSPAAQDYLVDIGYDPVYGARPLKRAIQRYLENPLATKLLEGTFTEGDTIQVDCQDGALSFQRQRSVVTYAPALSKPDTN, from the coding sequence ATGCAGCCCACCGACCCTAACAAGTTCACCGAAGAAGCCTGGGAAGCGATCGTCAATTCTCAGGATTTGATGGTTCAACGTTTTCAGCAACAACAACTGGAGGTCGAACACCTCGCGATCGCACTTTTAGAACAACCAAAAGGGCTGGCTAATCGGATTCTGACTAAAGCTGGTGTCGATCCCGCAGCAATGAATCAGCAGCTTGAAGCTTTTGCCAAGCGACAGCCGAAAGTGGGTAAAAGCAGTCAGCTTTATTTGGGTCGAAATTTGGATCTGATGCTCGACCGGACAGATGCGATTAGAACGAACTGGCAAGACCAACACGTTTCAGTCGAACACCTGCTGATAGCGTTTGGAGAGGACGAACGGATCGGGCGTAGGGTGTGCAAAGGCTTCAATCTCGATACGGCAAAGCTAGAAGCGGCAATCAAGGCGATTCGTGGCAATCAAAAGGTCATAGACCGAACCCCCGAAGCACGCTACGAAGCTTTAGAAAAATTTGGGCGCGACCTGACAGAACAGGCAAAGGTTGGCAAGCTCGATCCCGTCATTGGTAGAGACGATGAGGTGCGGCGCGTGATCCAGGTATTGTCTCGCCGCACGAAGAATAATCCTGTTTTAATTGGCGAACCTGGTGTGGGGAAAACCGCGATCGCGGAAGGGTTGGCGCAAAGAATTATCAAAGGCGATGTCCCTGAATCCCTCAAAAACAGGCAGCTCATTACTCTCGACATGGGTAGCTTGATCGCTGGGGCAAAATATCGCGGCGAATTTGAAGACCGCTTGCGGGCTGTATTACGGGAAGTTACCGAATCTAACGGACAAATCGTCTTATTTATTGACGAATTACACACCGTTGTCGGTGCGGGTGGCACGACTCAAGGCGCAATGGACGCGGGAAACTTACTCAAACCAATGCTGGCGCGGGGAGAGTTACGCTGTATTGGCGCGACGACTTTAGATGAGTACCGCAAGTATATTGAAAAAGACGCAGCCTTAGAACGCCGCTTCCAACAAGTCTTTGTCGATCAACCCTCGGTAGAAACGACAATTTCGATTCTCCGAGGCTTGAAAGAACGATACGAAGCACATCACAGCGTCAAAATTACTGATTCTGCTTTGGTTGCAGCAGCAACTCTTTCCCACCGCTACATCACCGATCGCTTTTTACCCGATAAGGCGATCGATCTTGTCGATGAAGCTGCTGCCCAACTGAAAATGGAGATCACTTCTAAGCCCACAGAACTAGAAATCATCGATCGCCGTTTAATGCAGCTAGAGATGGAAAAACTCTCGATTGCTGGTGAAGACCAACGCGCCGCCATTACCAAAGAACGCTTGGAACGGATCGAGCAAGAAATTTCTACATTAACGCAAAAACAACAGGAATTAAACTCTCAGTGGCAGGGTGAAAAACAGATCCTCGACGCGATCGGGGCTTTGAAAAAAGAAGAAGAATCTTTGCGGGTACAGATCGAACAGGCAGAACGCGCCTACGATCTCAACACGGCAGCGCGGCTGAAATACGGGCAGCTAGAAGGAGTACAGCGCGATCGCGAAGCGAAAGAAACTCTACTAATAGAAATTCAAAGCCAGGGTTCTACACTGTTGCGAGAAGAAGTCTCCGAAGCTGATATTGCTGAGATCGTTGCTAAGTGGACGGGTATTCCAATCAATCGCCTGTTAGAGTCAGAACGCCAGAAATTACTCCAACTCGAAAGCCACCTCCACGCTAGGGTAGTCGGTCAATCTGAGGCTGTATCGGCTGTAGCAGCAGCTATTCGCCGCGCTCGGGCAGGGATGAAAGATCCCGGTCGTCCCATCGGTTCTTTTTTGTTCATGGGTCCGACGGGAGTAGGTAAAACAGAATTAGCGCGAGCATTGGCACAGTTTTTATTTGATGCCGACGATGCTTTAGTCCGCTTGGACATGTCTGAATACATGGAAAAACATTCGGTTTCCCGCCTAGTGGGTGCGCCTCCTGGTTACGTTGGTTACGAAGAAGGAGGGCAACTCTCAGAAGCGATCCGTCGTCGTCCCTATTCTGTGGTGTTGCTAGATGAGGTGGAAAAAGCCCACCCAGATGTATTTAATATTCTGCTTCAAGTGTTGGATGACGGACGAATTACGGATTCTCAAGGTAGAGTCATTGACTGCCGCAACACGGTGATCGTCATGACGAGTAATATTGGTAGCGATCGCATTCTCGATTTATCTGGAGATGATACCGACTACGAACAGGTACAACGGCAAGTTTTAGAGGCACTGCGATCGCACTTCCGCCCCGAATTTCTCAACCGCGTTGATGACCTGATTATTTTCCACCCCCTCGATCGCAGCCAGTTACGGCAAATTGTCAGCATTCAGCTCAAACGAGTCCAAAGACTGCTCGACGAGCAAAAAATTGGCATCGTGCTATCGCCAGCAGCTCAAGATTACTTGGTAGATATCGGCTATGACCCCGTATATGGCGCTCGTCCGCTCAAACGAGCCATCCAACGCTACCTAGAAAATCCTCTGGCAACTAAATTATTAGAGGGGACTTTTACCGAAGGCGACACCATTCAAGTCGATTGTCAGGATGGCGCTCTTTCTTTCCAGCGTCAACGCTCAGTTGTTACCTATGCGCCAGCTCTTTCTAAGCCTGATACAAATTAA
- a CDS encoding GumC family protein, producing the protein MTESVTISRPFPKSRLQQVHWSPYLLIGILANAAIWCSALAYLKLKAPTYTSGWAVNVPGTAAQARVSLPEIGQTSLDSSSPYSISTQDPRQNYKFLAESDAVIQIAATQMDISPQEFGKPKVKIGDSTSIIEFQMTGDNPEEARDKSYALYRAIQARVNELRVQEFIQRDASFQSALSSSQRKLEMAQKRLSDYKAISGLNSSDQLKALSDNIEALRKQRAEIVAQQQQSSSRLQQLAANLNLSEQDAANAFVLQTDQIFQQNLKNYSETSANLVTLSARFLPDHPTIVAEQNKRDAAAKAMLVRSESLLGRPVSQDLIQQLNLNTSNGSARENLFQALVDAQAENRGLQSQAKETEQQILQLENRLRTLSQKETTLEALRRELQVSEAVFSSTLANLDIIRSNAFGSYPLLQIVAEPNLPKSPSSPKRMFILLGATGGSLFVSAGILAFWLRQRRMTMLELERKTHHRIVEG; encoded by the coding sequence ATGACTGAATCCGTGACAATTTCTCGCCCGTTTCCCAAGTCAAGACTACAGCAAGTCCATTGGTCTCCCTATTTACTGATTGGTATATTGGCTAATGCTGCCATTTGGTGTTCGGCTTTAGCGTATTTAAAGCTTAAAGCTCCAACCTATACGAGTGGATGGGCTGTTAACGTGCCAGGAACTGCTGCTCAAGCTAGAGTATCCCTTCCAGAGATCGGACAGACTTCTTTAGACAGCTCCTCTCCCTACAGCATTAGTACTCAAGATCCCAGACAGAATTATAAATTTCTTGCGGAAAGCGATGCCGTAATTCAGATTGCTGCTACTCAAATGGATATATCTCCTCAAGAGTTTGGCAAACCTAAAGTCAAGATTGGCGACAGTACTAGCATTATCGAATTTCAAATGACAGGAGACAATCCTGAAGAAGCACGGGACAAATCTTACGCTCTTTATAGAGCAATCCAGGCAAGAGTCAACGAACTCAGAGTCCAAGAATTCATTCAACGCGATGCCAGTTTCCAATCTGCTTTAAGTTCTTCCCAGCGCAAGCTAGAAATGGCTCAAAAGCGGCTTTCCGACTACAAAGCAATCTCTGGCTTGAACTCTAGCGATCAGCTCAAAGCTCTCTCTGACAATATTGAAGCTTTACGCAAACAACGAGCTGAAATTGTCGCTCAACAGCAACAATCGAGTTCTCGCTTACAACAACTGGCAGCTAATTTAAACCTCTCGGAACAGGATGCTGCTAATGCCTTCGTGTTGCAAACAGATCAAATATTTCAGCAAAACTTAAAAAACTACAGTGAAACTAGCGCCAATTTGGTGACGCTGAGCGCCAGATTTTTACCCGATCATCCTACGATTGTTGCAGAGCAAAATAAGCGCGATGCAGCAGCTAAAGCAATGCTTGTCCGTAGCGAGTCGTTACTCGGACGACCAGTCAGCCAAGATCTCATTCAACAACTTAACCTTAATACCAGTAACGGTTCGGCGCGAGAAAACCTCTTCCAAGCGCTCGTCGATGCTCAAGCCGAGAATCGCGGCTTGCAATCTCAAGCCAAAGAAACCGAACAGCAAATCTTGCAATTAGAAAACCGCCTCCGTACTTTATCGCAAAAAGAAACGACTTTAGAAGCTCTCAGGCGCGAATTACAGGTATCTGAGGCAGTGTTCTCTTCTACTCTTGCCAACTTAGATATCATTAGGTCAAACGCCTTTGGTTCCTATCCCTTACTACAAATTGTGGCAGAACCGAACTTGCCAAAATCTCCAAGTTCGCCGAAAAGGATGTTTATTTTACTTGGCGCAACTGGCGGTTCTCTATTTGTCAGCGCAGGTATACTCGCATTCTGGCTGCGACAAAGACGGATGACGATGCTAGAACTAGAACGCAAGACCCATCATCGGATTGTGGAGGGGTAA